One region of Juglans microcarpa x Juglans regia isolate MS1-56 chromosome 7S, Jm3101_v1.0, whole genome shotgun sequence genomic DNA includes:
- the LOC121240866 gene encoding uncharacterized protein LOC121240866, whose translation MAATQLKVDTILAKNWRESKEENLPAELRTAKCGGPFGNSRFLLPPKCLSGGHAVKALPTMANLKIRKVVKDNICLICKRESETSGHALWGCSSAQDVWCQGPKKVQKFSFHSDLVFNIWAELIGKLEPGDLNEVAATMRVIWARRNDVLHGKVFKHPQEVIGQARAELSLHEEAFQKEVDANDENMARVHRWTKPAVGGFKVNWDTAVQSKLGRIGIGVLIRDHQGLVIGALRANRPLRGSAFDVEAYGLVLACVFCMEIGIRQFYLEGDSKQVVDQVIQGCPNWSLGGCLISDAKAVLIQAADWSISHVYREANMAAHKLAQAAFECTKDLYDIEICPPCILQVVTEEMRH comes from the coding sequence ATGGCAGCTACACAGTTAAAAGTGGATACTATCTTGGCAAAGAATTGGAGAGAGAGCAAGGAGGAGAACCTTCCGGCAGAGCTGAGAACTGCCAAGTGTGGAGGTCCATTTGGAAACTCAAGGTTCCTCCTACCACCAAAATGTTTATCTGGAGGGCATGCAGTGAAAGCCTTGCCCACTATGGCTAACCTGAAAATAAGAAAGGTGGTAAAGGATAACATTTGTTTGATATGCAAAAGGGAATCTGAAACCTCTGGCCACGCTTTATGGGGATGCAGCAGTGCCCAAGATGTTTGGTGTCAAGGCCCAAAGAAAGtgcaaaaattttcttttcacagTGACTTGGTTTTTAATATCTGGGCAGAATTGATTGGCAAGCTTGAACCAGGGGATTTAAATGAGGTGGCTGCTACAATGAGAGTGATATGGGCGAGAAGAAATGATGTCTTACATGGGAAAGTTTTTAAACACCCTCAAGAAGTCATTGGCCAGGCCAGGGCAGAATTGTCTCTGCATGAAGAGGCTTTCCAGAAGGAGGTTGATGCTAACGATGAGAACATGGCAAGAGTTCACAGATGGACAAAGCCTGCAGTAGGTGGTTTTAAAGTGAATTGGGATACAGCTGTGCAATCGAAGCTAGGAAGGATTGGCATTGGTGTCCTAATTAGAGATCATCAAGGGCTGGTGATAGGTGCACTTCGTGCTAACAGACCTTTGAGAGGTAGTGCATTTGATGTTGAAGCATATGGGCTTGTTTTGGCATGTgttttttgtatggaaattggAATAAGGCAATTCTATTTGGAGGGAGATTCAAAACAGGTCGTGGACCAAGTGATCCAAGGTTGTCCTAACTGGAGCTTAGGTGGTTGCCTCATATCAGATGCCAAAGCTGTTCTAATCCAAGCTGCTGATTGGTCTATCTCTCATGTATATCGGGAGGCTAACATGGCAGCTCATAAGCTTGCCCAAGCGGCCTTTGAATGCACTAAAGATCTCTATGACATTGAAATATGCCCCCCTTGTATCCTTCAGGTGGTTACTGAGGAAATGAGGCATTGA